A part of Aegilops tauschii subsp. strangulata cultivar AL8/78 chromosome 2, Aet v6.0, whole genome shotgun sequence genomic DNA contains:
- the LOC109751251 gene encoding uncharacterized protein: MKWYSRSRSVPATPRGLPADAIAGNPGPGCMSMVHYLIFAPGAGCVGRPPSSDGSSVAATATAVVSGSHKLNSPSPSPHEKGLEAPRNSLELDADQLRDIQIGVQVEPAFDALAVAGRRSTGGRATAPPSEAGTPRTPSLVARLMGIDGLPDDACSPSPGLKKGNNNPRAAAAAAAVKEKKKRVIPESMNRQPLRSLSCNVGAGDARSLPDTPRASASSARTASAWDVVDRPRLSLQVLKENVLDRAAQYMSMPTSPTSAKKKKDRRDGDAVGHRRRDAKEHAREIVRQAKETVTNRKSGGKQKPTTASAGCDNKENAIPSAVEDKKMVVVQVPAAAASVVTPTAPPTPQAKAQADQQQPHAPRLPPPPPPMRAKPSRPPPPPPPPDHPIPTTSTRAAPLSPQAVQCKRPPDGCERFATRVKKPPAETTIEKAAPPSSPSTVAGATAPAASSHARVVDQHHRRRLLLPAVASTSSSSSSLEDDPEYGYLRTVLERGGFMRAVPPPHRPFKGHSMSSPVDPIVFHLLELDLPADDSDDRRQGPLRHRWNRKLLFHLAQEILADLLHLDDNGASPATRPHGPALLSKLWSTVKAFPAADCRVVGDIDALVALDLDSASVRGLARHPAVAEEAGDVAEDVAELVLDALLRESLPPSSWSLSPARAPR; encoded by the exons ATGAAGTGGTACTCGCGGAGCCGGTCCGTGCCGGCCACGCCCAGGGGCCTCCCCGCCGACGCCATCGCCGGCAACCCCGGCCCCGGCTGCATGTCCATGGTCCACTACCTCATCTTCGCCCCCGGCGCCGGCTGCGTCGGCCGCCCTCCCTCCTCCGACGGTTCCTCCGTTGCCGCCACGGCCACCGCCGTCGTCTCCGGTTCCCACAAGCtcaactctccttctccctcacCCCACGAGAAAG GGCTGGAGGCGCCGAGGAACAGCCTGGAGCTGGACGCGGACCAGCTGCGGGACATCCAGATCGGCGTGCAGGTGGAGCCGGCGTTCGACGCGCTGGCGGTGGCCGGCAGGAGGAGCACGGGAGGCCGGGCCACCGCGCCGCCGTCCGAGGCCGGGACGCCGCGCACGCCCAGCCTCGTCGCGCGCCTCATGGGCATCGACGGCCTCCCCGACGACGCCTGCTCGCCCTCGCCGGGCCTCAAGAAGGGCAACAACAATcccagggcggcggcggcggcggcggccgtcaaggagaagaagaagcggGTCATCCCCGAGTCCATGAACCGGCAGCCGCTGCGGAGCCTCAGCTGCAACGTCGGCGCCGGCGACGCCAGGTCGCTCCCGGACACGCCGCGGGCGTCCGCGTCGTCGGCCAGGACGGCCTCCGCGTGGGACGTGGTGGACCGCCCGCGGCTGTCGTTGCAGGTGCTCAAGGAGAACGTGCTCGACAGGGCGGCGCAGTACATGTCCATGCCGACCTCGCCGACgtcggcgaagaagaagaaggataggAGGGACGGGGACGCCGTGGGGCACCGGCGGAGGGACGCCAAGGAACACGCCCGCGAGATCGTCAGGCAGGCCAAGGAGACCGTCACCAACCGCAAGTCCGGCGGCAAGCAGAAGCCGACGACGGCGAGCGCGGGCTGCGACAACAAGGAAAACGCGATTCCGTCTGCGGTGGAGGacaagaagatggtggtggtccAAGTTCCAGCAGCGGCAGCTTCCGTCGTCACACCGACCGCGCCGCCGACGCCGCAGGCGAAAGCACAAGCCGATCAGCAGCAGCCACACGCCCCGAGGCTTCCACCGCCCCCGCCGCCGATGCGCGCGAAACCGTCGCGGCCACCgcctccgccaccgccaccgGATCATCCAATTCCAACGACGTCGACCAGAGCGGCGCCGCTGTCGCCGCAGGCCGTCCAGTGCAAGCGACCACCAGACGGGTGCGAGCGCTTCGCGACGCGGGTCAAGAAGCCGCCAGCCGAGACAACGATTGAAAAGGCGGCACCCCCGTCGTCTCCTTCCACAGTCGCAGGAGCCACCgcgccggcggcgagctcgcACGCGCGCGTCGTCGACCAGCACCACCGCCGCAGATTACTTCTTCCCGCGGTGGCGTCCAcatcgtcctcgtcctcgtcgctGGAGGACGACCCCGAGTACGGTTACCTGCGAACGGTGCTGGAGCGTGGCGGGTTCATGCGCGCAgtgccgccgccgcaccggccgtTCAAGGGCCACTCCATGTCATCCCCGGTGGACCCGATCGTGTTCCATCTCCTGGAGCTGGACCTCCCCGCGGACGACTCCGACGACCGCCGCCAGGGCCCGCTCCGGCACCGCTGGAACCGGAAGCTCCTCTTCCACCTAGCACAAGAAATCCTCGCCGATCTCCTCCACCTCGACGACAACGGCGCCTCCCCCGCAACAAGACCGCACGGGCCGGCGCTGCTATCCAAGTTATGGAGCACGGTGAAGGCGTTCCCGGCGGCGGACTGCAGGGTGGTGGGCGACATCGACGCGCTGGTGGCACTGGACCTGGACTCGGCGAGCGTGCGCGGGCTGGCGCGGCACCCGGCGGtggcggaggaggccggcgacGTGGCGGAGGACGTGGCCGAGCTGGTCCTGGACGCGCTCCTCAGGGAATCTCTCCCTCCGTCGTCCTGGTCGTTGTCGCCGGCACGTGCGCCGAGGTAG